A portion of the Leucoraja erinacea ecotype New England chromosome 9, Leri_hhj_1, whole genome shotgun sequence genome contains these proteins:
- the vps18 gene encoding vacuolar protein sorting-associated protein 18 homolog: protein MSSILDDYEDSQARARLRPTGLSHQHQQRGGSGIGQSGYVSARLEEEKPIFSKQRIDFTPPNDITHLVVCNNQLCMSMGKDTLLRIDLGKPDQPNQIEVGRKDDARIHKLFLDPSGSHLLISLTSNECLYLSRNSQKVKSLNRWKGHLIESIGWNKHLGTESSTGPILAGTSQGQLYEAEIAVSEERLFTSGPDLYFKNVYTLEEDGCPAPVCCLEIERSTDTRLFVIVTTRKRLYQFVGKAPESSDPLMFQPMFSQYTNTLPSFQEFPASLGYSEISFYTSKLRSSPRSFAWMMGNGVLYGTVDFTRPDSLLSDVQVWEYSADISPETQPPRSIVLTQFHFLLLLPDRVKAVCTLNGQLVFEDAFPDKFGRVLRMVKDSVAGLVWVYTERAVFRYHIQKESRDVWQMYMNMGKFELAKEYCKDRPECLDTVLAREADHCFRNKKYVESAKYYALTQKYFEEIALKFIEAKQEEALKEFLLKKLKNLKLEDRTQLTLLVTWLTEIYLNRLGRLEDDKSKRGQFDASREEFRKFLSGSKIKECLLSNRSIIYDLLASHGNVEDMVFFSVVMQDYERVVAHHCQHDDHAAALAVMAKCQDPNLFYKFSPILMQHIPRQVVDAWIDMKRRLDPKSLIPALVNYSQMGSSAQVSEAIRYLEFCVHQLQVTDQAIHNYLLSLYAKYKPKALLWYLEQAGSSAHHIHYDLKYALRLCAENNQNQACVHIYKTMELYEEAVDHALQMDVDLAKSCADMPEDDEELRKKLWLKIARHVVQEEKDVKKAMVCLSSCNLLKIEDILPFFPNFVTIDHFKEAICSSLQEYNKHIDELKQEMEEATESAKRIREDIQEMRNKYGVVESQEKCASCDFPLLNRPFYLFLCGHMFHSDCLQQEVVPHFSPFKQARLEELQRRLAAVGQAKSRQRSKEAETSDRGQQSRDQIKSDIDDLVAAECVYCGELMIKSIDKPFIDPQRCEEENNSWL from the exons ATGAGTTCCATCCTGGACGACTACGAGGATTCGCAGGCTCGGGCCCGCCTGCGGCCCACCGGCCTCTCCCACCAGCACCAACAGCGCGGCGGCAGCGGCATCGGACAGTCCG GCTATGTCAGCGCCCGGCTGGAAGAGGAAAAGCCCATCTTTTCCAAGCAGAGAATTGACTTCACTCCTCCGAATGATATCACCCACCTCGTGGTGTGTAACAACCAGCTATGCATGAGCATGGGCAAGGACACACTGCTAAG GATTGATCTTGGAAAACCGGACCAGCCAAACCAGATTGAAGTGGGACGCAAAGATGACGCTCGGATCCACAAACTGTTCTTGGATCCCTCGG GCTCCCATCTCCTGATCAGCCTCACCTCCAACGAGTGCCTGTACCTCAGCAGAAACTCCCAGAAGGTGAAGAGCCTGAACCGCTGGAAGGGACACCTGATCGAGAGCATTGGGTGGAACAAACACCTGGGCACGGAGAGCAGCACGGGCCCTATCCTGGCAGGGACCAGCCAGGGGCAGCTGTACGAGGCGGAGATAGCGGTGTCAGAGGAGCGACTGTTCACCTCCGGCCCAGACCTGTACTTCAAGAACGTCTACACCCTGGAGGAGGACGGGTGTCCGGCACCGGTCTGCTGCTTGGAGATCGAGCGCAGCACTGATACCCGCCTCTTCGTCATCGTCACCACCCGCAAGCGGCTGTACCAGTTTGTGGGCAAGGCCCCGGAGAGCTCCGACCCACTCATGTTCCAGCCCATGTTCAGCCAGTACACCAACACCTTGCCCAGCTTCCAGGAGTTCCCTGCCAGCCTGGGCTACAGCGAGATCTCCTTCTACACCTCCAAGCTGCGCTCCAGCCCCCGGTCCTTCGCTTGGATGATGGGCAACGGCGTGCTGTACGGCACCGTGGACTTCACCCGGCCTGACTCCCTCCTGAGTGACGTGCAGGTGTGGGAATACTCGGCCGACATCTCCCCCGAGACTCAGCCTCCCCGGTCCATCGTCCTCACCCAGTTCCAtttcctgctgctgctgcccgacagGGTGAAGGCCGTCTGCACGCTGAATGGACAGCTGGTCTTCGAGGACGCCTTCCCCGACAAGTTTGGCCGCGTCCTGCGAATGGTGAAGGACTCGGTGGCCGGGCTGGTGTGGGTCTACACGGAGAGGGCAGTCTTCCGCTACCACATTCAGAAGGAGTCCCGGGATGTGTGGCAGATGTACATGAACATGGGGAAGTTTGAGCTGGCCAAGGAGTACTGCAAAGACCGGCCCGAGTGCCTTGACACTGTCCTTGCCAGAGAGGCGGACCACTGCTTCCGAAACAAGAAGTACGTGGAGAGCGCCAAGTACTACGCCCTGACGCAGAAGTACTTTGAGGAGATTGCTCTGAAGTTCATTGAGGCCAAGCAAGAGGAGGCCCTGAAGGAGTTTCTGCTGAAGAAGCTGAAGAACCTGAAGTTGGAGGACAGGACGCAGCTGACGTTGTTGGTGACCTGGCTGACTGAGATCTACCTGAACCGGTTGGGCAGGCTGGAGGATGACAAGAGCAAGCGCGGCCAGTTTGACGCCAGTCGGGAGGAGTTCCGCAAGTTCCTGAGCGGCTCCAAGATAAAGGAGTGCCTGCTGAGCAACCGCTCGATCATCTACGACCTGCTGGCCAGCCACGGCAACGTGGAGGACATGGTCTTCTTCTCGGTGGTCATGCAGGACTACGAGCGGGTGGTGGCCCACCACTGCCAACACGACGACCATGCTGCTGCCTTGGCCGTCATGGCCAAGTGCCAGGACCCCAACCTCTTCTACAAGTTTTCGCCCATCCTCATGCAGCACATTCCCAGGCAGGTGGTGGACGCCTGGATCGACATGAAGAGGAGGCTGGATCCCAAAAGCCTCATCCCGGCGCTGGTCAACTACAGCCAGATGGGCAGCTCGGCCCAGGTGAGCGAGGCCATCCGCTACCTGGAGTTCTGCGTGCACCAGCTGCAGGTGACGGACCAGGCCATCCACAACTACCTGCTCTCGCTCTACGCCAAGTACAAGCCCAAGGCCCTGCTCTGGTACCTGGAGCAAGCCGGCTCCAGCGCCCACCACATTCACTACGACCTCAAGTATGCGCTGCGCTTGTGCGCAGAGAACAACCAGAACCAGGCCTGTGTGCACATCTACAAGACCATGGAGCTGTACGAGGAGGCGGTGGACCACGCGCTCCAG ATGGACGTGGATCTTGCCAAGTCATGTGCGGACATGCCGGAGGATGATGAGGAGCTCCGTAAGAAGCTGTGGCTGAAGATCGCCCGGCATGTGGTCCAGGAGGAGAAGGACGTGAAGAAAGCCATGGTGTGTCTGTCCAGCTGCAACCTGCTGAAGATAGAGGACATTCTGCCGTTCTTCCCCAACTTTGTCACCATTGACCATTTCAAGGAGGCCATCTGCAGCTCCCTGCAGGAGTACAACAAGCACATTGACGAGCTCAAgcaggagatggaggaggcgACGGAGAGCGCCAAGCGCATCCGCGAAGACATCCAGGAAATGAGGAACAAATACGGGGTGGTGGAGTCGCAGGAGAAATGTGCGTCCTGTGACTTCCCGCTGTTGAACCGTCCCTTCTACCTGTTCCTGTGCGGCCACATGTTCCACTCAGACTGCCTGCAGCAGGAGGTGGTCCCGCACTTCTCTCCCTTCAAACAGGCCaggctggaggagctgcagagaagaCTGGCAGCCGTGGGGCAGGCAAAATCCCGACAGCGCAGCAAGGAAGCAGAGACCAGCGACCGGGGCCAGCAGTCCCGCGATCAGATCAAATCAGACATCGACGATCTGGTGGCAGCTGAATGTGTCTACTGTGGAGAACTGATGATTAAATCAATAGACAAGCCATTTATTGACCCACAGAGATGTGAGGAGGAGAACAACAGCTGGTTGTAA
- the haus2 gene encoding HAUS augmin-like complex subunit 2 isoform X1 produces MMTFHSPQLVFQPRVAARMQAGNPWDPAAPNPAARFLQRCLTSGALSQEDLDWNNLQFENSVPFIQRFKLLDAVSHARADLQQKSLDMKLLQLQTDTADIAHPEYLAKKYRNLQLMNSHLERIVQEKTMLKQRLVKPICHQCLPVEANCHRYVCELLTITVQVIEKLDTYLQFMKSIPLLPLKVKLMTDLGDKFTSVILELKRVLELILKWRDQQKTVSLEYMQ; encoded by the exons ATGATGACCTTTCATTCCCCACAACTTGTTTTCCAGCCAAGAGTTGCGGCGAGGATGCAGGCCGGTAATCCCTGGGATCCAGCAGCGCCCAACCCAGCCGCCCGCTTCCTGCAGAGGTGCCTGACATCTGGGGCGTTGTCGCAG GAAGATTTGGACTGGAATAACTTGCAGTTTGAAAATTCAGTGCCATTTATCCAGCGCTTCAAACTGCTGGATGCGGTTTCACACGCCAGGGCAGACCTTCAGCAG AAATCTCTGGATATGAAGTTGCTACAGTTGCAGACGGACACAGCAGATATTGCCCACCCTGAGTATCTTG CCAAGAAATACAGAAATCTCCAGCTGATGAACAGCCACCTGGAGAGGATCGTACAGGAGAAGACAATGCTGAAACAGCGATTGGTGAAGCCTATTTGTCATCAGTGCCTGCCTGTTGAAGCCAACTGTCACAG ATACGTCTGCGAGCTGCTGACAATCACAGTTCAAGTTATCGAGAAACTTGACACTTATCTGCAATTTATGAAATCCATCCCACTGTTGCCGCTGAAAGTTAAGCTGATG ACAGATCTGGGGGACAAATTTACATCTGTGATACTGGAGCTGAAGCGAGtgctggaattgatcctgaagtGGAGGGATCAGCAGAAGACTGTCAGTTTGGAATACATGCAATGA
- the haus2 gene encoding HAUS augmin-like complex subunit 2 isoform X2, with the protein MQAGNPWDPAAPNPAARFLQRCLTSGALSQEDLDWNNLQFENSVPFIQRFKLLDAVSHARADLQQKSLDMKLLQLQTDTADIAHPEYLAKKYRNLQLMNSHLERIVQEKTMLKQRLVKPICHQCLPVEANCHRYVCELLTITVQVIEKLDTYLQFMKSIPLLPLKVKLMTDLGDKFTSVILELKRVLELILKWRDQQKTVSLEYMQ; encoded by the exons ATGCAGGCCGGTAATCCCTGGGATCCAGCAGCGCCCAACCCAGCCGCCCGCTTCCTGCAGAGGTGCCTGACATCTGGGGCGTTGTCGCAG GAAGATTTGGACTGGAATAACTTGCAGTTTGAAAATTCAGTGCCATTTATCCAGCGCTTCAAACTGCTGGATGCGGTTTCACACGCCAGGGCAGACCTTCAGCAG AAATCTCTGGATATGAAGTTGCTACAGTTGCAGACGGACACAGCAGATATTGCCCACCCTGAGTATCTTG CCAAGAAATACAGAAATCTCCAGCTGATGAACAGCCACCTGGAGAGGATCGTACAGGAGAAGACAATGCTGAAACAGCGATTGGTGAAGCCTATTTGTCATCAGTGCCTGCCTGTTGAAGCCAACTGTCACAG ATACGTCTGCGAGCTGCTGACAATCACAGTTCAAGTTATCGAGAAACTTGACACTTATCTGCAATTTATGAAATCCATCCCACTGTTGCCGCTGAAAGTTAAGCTGATG ACAGATCTGGGGGACAAATTTACATCTGTGATACTGGAGCTGAAGCGAGtgctggaattgatcctgaagtGGAGGGATCAGCAGAAGACTGTCAGTTTGGAATACATGCAATGA
- the lrrc57 gene encoding leucine-rich repeat-containing protein 57 isoform X2, giving the protein MAIEKKLFIFSDCSGFTMGNSALKAHLETAQKTGVFQLTGKGLNEFPMDLQRLSTNLRMMDLSGNKMETLPSVIGQFSVLKSLTLNGNRLAVLPEDLGKLKKLENLHLNGNSLKNLPSSFGQLAALKTLSLSGNRLKEFPLQLCQLRHLDVVDLSKNKIQRLPDEVEQLQAIELNVNQNQVSQISPHISRCPRLKVLRLEENCLEISMIPNSILADSQISVLAVEGNLFEIRKLQDLEGYDKVGQGDADKVVMAM; this is encoded by the exons ATGGCCATTGagaaaaaattatttattttctcgGATTGTAGCGGTTTTACCATGGGGAACAGTGCGCTGAAAGCTCACCTGGAAACTGCACAGAAGACGGGCGTGTTCCAGCTCACAGGGAAAGGCCTGAACGAG TTCCCCATGGACCTGCAGAGACTGTCAACAAATTTGAGAATGATGGATCTTTCGGGAAACAAGATGGAGACCTTGCCTTCTGTCATTGGGCAGTTTTCAGTACTGAAGAGCCTGACTCTCAACGGCAATAGATTGG ctgttcttcctgaggattTGGGCAAGCTGAAGAAACTGGAGAATCTTCACCTCAATGGTAACTCACTGAAAAATCTCCCTTCCAGCTTCGGGCAGCTGGCAGCCCTGAAGACCCTGAGTCTCTCTGGGAACCGGCTGAAGGAGTTTCCACTCCAGCTATGTCAACTCCGACACCTGGATGTGGTGGATCTGTCCAAGAACAAAATCCAACGTCTCCCAGATGAAGTGGAGCAGCTGCAGGCCATTGAGCTCAATGTCAACCAGAACCAG GTTTCTCAGATCTCGCCACACATCTCCCGCTGTCCGCGACTGAAGGTGCTGCGGTTGGAGGAGAACTGTTTGGAAATCTCCATGATCCCCAACAGCATCCTGGCCGATTCCCAGATCTCCGTGCTGGCTGTTGAGGGAAATCTTTTTGAAATCAGGAAACTGCAAGACTTGGAGGGTTACGACAAGGTTGGTCAGGGTGACGCAGACAAAGTTGTAATGGCCATGTGA
- the lrrc57 gene encoding leucine-rich repeat-containing protein 57 isoform X1, whose protein sequence is MAIEKKLFIFSDCSGFTMGNSALKAHLETAQKTGVFQLTGKGLNEFPMDLQRLSTNLRMMDLSGNKMETLPSVIGQFSVLKSLTLNGNRLAVLPEDLGKLKKLENLHLNGNSLKNLPSSFGQLAALKTLSLSGNRLKEFPLQLCQLRHLDVVDLSKNKIQRLPDEVEQLQAIELNVNQNQVSQISPHISRCPRLKVLRLEENCLEISMIPNSILADSQISVLAVEGNLFEIRKLQDLEGYDKYMERFTATKKKFA, encoded by the exons ATGGCCATTGagaaaaaattatttattttctcgGATTGTAGCGGTTTTACCATGGGGAACAGTGCGCTGAAAGCTCACCTGGAAACTGCACAGAAGACGGGCGTGTTCCAGCTCACAGGGAAAGGCCTGAACGAG TTCCCCATGGACCTGCAGAGACTGTCAACAAATTTGAGAATGATGGATCTTTCGGGAAACAAGATGGAGACCTTGCCTTCTGTCATTGGGCAGTTTTCAGTACTGAAGAGCCTGACTCTCAACGGCAATAGATTGG ctgttcttcctgaggattTGGGCAAGCTGAAGAAACTGGAGAATCTTCACCTCAATGGTAACTCACTGAAAAATCTCCCTTCCAGCTTCGGGCAGCTGGCAGCCCTGAAGACCCTGAGTCTCTCTGGGAACCGGCTGAAGGAGTTTCCACTCCAGCTATGTCAACTCCGACACCTGGATGTGGTGGATCTGTCCAAGAACAAAATCCAACGTCTCCCAGATGAAGTGGAGCAGCTGCAGGCCATTGAGCTCAATGTCAACCAGAACCAG GTTTCTCAGATCTCGCCACACATCTCCCGCTGTCCGCGACTGAAGGTGCTGCGGTTGGAGGAGAACTGTTTGGAAATCTCCATGATCCCCAACAGCATCCTGGCCGATTCCCAGATCTCCGTGCTGGCTGTTGAGGGAAATCTTTTTGAAATCAGGAAACTGCAAGACTTGGAGGGTTACGACAAG TACATGGAACGTTTTACAGCAACAAAGAAGAAATTTGCATAA